In the genome of Patagioenas fasciata isolate bPatFas1 chromosome 12, bPatFas1.hap1, whole genome shotgun sequence, one region contains:
- the RAB11A gene encoding ras-related protein Rab-11A, which translates to MGTRDDEYDYLFKVVLIGDSGVGKSNLLSRFTRNEFNLESKSTIGVEFATRSIQVDGKTIKAQIWDTAGQERYRAITSAYYRGAVGALLVYDIAKHLTYENVERWLKELRDHADSNIVIMLVGNKSDLRHLRAVPTDEARAFAEKNGLSFIETSALDSTNVEAAFQTILTEIYRIVSQKQMSDRRENDMSPSNNVVPIHVPPTTENKPKMQCCQNI; encoded by the exons ATGGGCACCCGCGACGACGAGTACGATTATCTCTTCAAAG TTGTACTTATTGGAGACTCTGGAGTAGGCAAGAGTAACCTTCTGTCTCGCTTTACTCGCAATGAGTTTAACTTGGAAAGCAAAAGCACCATTGGAGTAGAGTTTGCAACAAGAAGCATTCAAGTTGACGGGAAGACAATAAAGGCTCAGATATGGGACACAGCAGGGCAGGAGCGATATCGAGCTATAACATCAGC GTACTATCGCGGCGCTGTAGGGGCATTATTGGTGTATGATATTGCTAAGCACCTTACTTACGAGAATGTAGAGCGATGGCTGAAGGAGCTGAGAGACCATGCTGACAGCAATATTGTCATCATGCTCGTGGGAAACAAGAGTGATTTGCGCCACCTGAGAGCAGTCCCTACAGATGAGGCCAGAGCTTTTGCAG AGAAAAATGGTTTGTCATTTATTGAGACGTCTGCTTTAGACTCTACAAATGTGGAAGCAGCTTTCCAGACTATTCTGACAG AGATCTATCGTATTGTTTCCCAGAAGCAAATGTCCGACAGACGTGAAAATGATATGTCTCCAAGCAACAACGTGGTTCCCATTCACGTCCCTCCAAccactgaaaacaaaccaaagatgCAGTGCTGTCAGAATATATAG